A section of the Persephonella sp. genome encodes:
- a CDS encoding TetR/AcrR family transcriptional regulator, translating to MFTENMENLTTKEKIVRIGAEIIVKEGLRKFTAKNIADRLGITDAAIFKHFKSMDEIILEIINGYVSQCSRSAIEAVEKGKTVKEKLEFLLKAHIKVLEETRGAVPVLCFEFSRSEDSQFKDLLNEFVKNYKEKISAIVKQGQEEGCIKKNLNPEEVAMFFLGSIQAKVFAYVISKKEGPIIEDPDEFIEMIFYGIMEH from the coding sequence ATGTTCACTGAAAACATGGAAAACCTTACAACAAAGGAAAAAATAGTCAGAATAGGTGCAGAAATAATAGTAAAGGAAGGTCTAAGAAAATTTACAGCAAAAAATATAGCAGATAGGCTTGGGATTACAGATGCTGCTATTTTCAAACATTTCAAATCTATGGATGAGATAATTCTGGAAATTATCAATGGTTATGTTTCACAGTGTTCAAGAAGTGCAATAGAAGCAGTTGAAAAGGGAAAAACAGTTAAAGAAAAACTGGAATTTTTACTGAAAGCCCATATAAAAGTCCTTGAGGAAACAAGAGGAGCTGTTCCGGTTTTGTGTTTTGAGTTTTCAAGGTCTGAAGACTCTCAATTTAAAGACCTTCTTAACGAATTTGTCAAAAATTATAAAGAAAAAATTTCAGCTATAGTAAAACAGGGTCAGGAAGAAGGATGTATTAAGAAAAACCTCAACCCTGAAGAAGTAGCAATGTTCTTCTTAGGTTCAATTCAGGCAAAGGTATTCGCTTACGTAATTTCTAAAAAAGAAGGTCCAATAATAGAAGACCCTGATGAATTTATAGAAATGATTTTCTACGGCATTATGGAACATTAA
- a CDS encoding ATP-binding protein, giving the protein MENNKECAICGGLGWIIKENGVTKCVCRYSDITDTIFKRMNIPNRYRDKDLSNFIPDKKYGHKFILTRIEDYINSDDYLKGKGLFLVGKPGVGKTHLAVGILKEFFRRKGIVGLFYDTRSLLFKLKSSFDGSASAREILEEVVETPILVLDDLGSERLSDWARDILHYIIINRYNELKPIIITSNIELKSQKKGDEDILENTLEERMGSSIASRLSEMCEVLPVKGEDKRGSRLTTNEVKR; this is encoded by the coding sequence ATGGAAAATAATAAAGAATGTGCCATATGTGGTGGCCTCGGCTGGATTATTAAAGAAAATGGTGTTACAAAATGTGTCTGCAGATACTCAGATATCACAGACACAATCTTCAAAAGAATGAACATTCCTAATAGATATAGGGATAAAGATCTGTCTAATTTTATTCCAGATAAAAAATACGGACATAAATTTATATTGACCAGAATTGAGGATTATATAAACTCTGATGACTATCTAAAAGGAAAAGGCCTTTTCCTTGTTGGAAAACCGGGAGTCGGGAAAACCCATTTGGCTGTTGGTATTCTAAAGGAGTTCTTCAGAAGAAAAGGAATAGTAGGACTTTTTTATGACACCCGTTCACTTTTATTCAAGCTTAAATCTTCCTTCGATGGCTCAGCTTCGGCACGGGAAATTCTTGAAGAAGTGGTAGAAACTCCAATCCTTGTCCTTGATGACCTTGGCTCAGAGAGACTTTCAGACTGGGCAAGGGATATCTTACACTATATTATTATTAACAGATATAATGAGTTAAAACCGATAATAATTACATCAAATATAGAGCTAAAATCCCAGAAAAAAGGGGATGAGGATATACTGGAAAACACACTGGAAGAAAGGATGGGAAGCTCTATAGCCTCCAGACTATCGGAGATGTGCGAGGTTTTACCTGTAAAAGGTGAAGATAAAAGAGGAAGCAGATTAACAACAAATGAGGTAAAAAGATGA
- the hisB gene encoding imidazoleglycerol-phosphate dehydratase HisB: protein MRTATIKRETRETQIELSINLDGTGKYNVDTPVGFLTHMLETFSKHSLIDLEVMATGDIHVSHHHTVEDVGIVLGMAIKEALGDKKGIRRFGDAIIPMDEALAMCAVDLSGRPLLFYDDMGLRGKITEFDFELMEEFFKGLVLSAGITVHLKALAGKNLHHIAEALTKALAVALRNAIEKDPRRTDTPSTKGSL, encoded by the coding sequence ATGAGAACAGCTACAATAAAAAGAGAAACAAGGGAAACACAGATAGAACTTTCTATAAATCTGGATGGAACAGGAAAATATAATGTTGATACCCCTGTAGGATTTTTAACCCATATGTTAGAGACATTTTCAAAGCACTCCCTTATTGACCTTGAAGTTATGGCCACTGGTGATATTCATGTCAGTCATCACCACACAGTTGAAGATGTTGGAATAGTTCTTGGTATGGCAATAAAAGAAGCATTAGGGGATAAAAAGGGTATTAGGAGATTTGGAGATGCAATAATACCTATGGATGAAGCCCTTGCAATGTGTGCTGTAGATTTATCAGGTAGACCTCTGCTTTTCTATGATGATATGGGATTAAGGGGAAAAATCACAGAGTTTGATTTTGAACTGATGGAGGAGTTTTTTAAGGGTCTTGTTTTGTCTGCAGGTATAACAGTTCATCTAAAAGCACTTGCAGGGAAAAATCTTCACCATATAGCCGAAGCTCTTACAAAAGCGCTGGCAGTGGCATTGAGAAATGCAATAGAAAAAGACCCAAGGAGAACAGATACTCCTTCAACAAAAGGTAGTTTGTAA
- a CDS encoding DeoR family transcriptional regulator — MNRKEKILEILREKKETSVKELSNIFGVSEMTIYRDVRELEQEGYIKRKHGAVLLNDRDESEALMVDTCPICEKPITRAYPYRITVEDAKVIETCCEHCGFLLHSRYEDKKVSAITYDFITENPISALNAWYVVGSSAVPCCSPSVIPFASKEDAEKFSKGFGGQVMSFIDAYNTIVNNMNINLKSCCHPQETVFRIDQLKKKS, encoded by the coding sequence ATGAACAGAAAAGAAAAAATTCTTGAAATTTTAAGGGAAAAGAAAGAAACCTCGGTAAAGGAATTAAGCAACATATTCGGCGTTTCTGAAATGACAATATACAGAGATGTCCGGGAACTTGAGCAGGAAGGGTATATAAAAAGAAAACATGGTGCAGTTTTACTTAATGATAGAGATGAATCAGAAGCACTTATGGTTGATACATGTCCAATATGTGAAAAACCTATCACAAGGGCATATCCTTACAGAATAACCGTAGAAGACGCAAAAGTTATAGAGACATGCTGCGAGCATTGTGGATTTTTACTCCATAGCAGATACGAAGATAAAAAAGTGTCAGCAATTACTTATGACTTCATAACAGAAAATCCAATTAGCGCTTTGAATGCCTGGTATGTTGTGGGAAGCTCCGCTGTTCCATGTTGTAGCCCAAGTGTCATTCCGTTTGCATCCAAAGAAGATGCGGAGAAGTTCAGCAAAGGTTTCGGTGGACAGGTTATGAGTTTTATTGATGCTTATAATACTATCGTAAACAATATGAATATAAACCTAAAAAGCTGCTGTCATCCACAGGAAACTGTTTTCAGAATTGACCAGCTCAAGAAAAAGTCTTAG
- a CDS encoding sulfurtransferase TusA family protein, with protein sequence MQVKEDMKTIDARGMFCPTPLIYVSRELKKIPVGERVKVLSDDKAFKKDIQIWCHDTGNKLISLEEKNGVYEAVIERGTGWHGDTFLEKVRFYAIGVKLHLYDYFYRLFKSAGPKYIITFMSIPEGFRAIEFLKEKGIEDFTTLPVPNEIYEFCGVVIGFKDKNRAIEVFNLLKENKFGVENIHLVDRKRKYPVVEI encoded by the coding sequence ATGCAAGTAAAAGAAGATATGAAAACAATAGATGCAAGGGGAATGTTCTGTCCTACGCCCCTTATATATGTATCCAGAGAACTGAAAAAAATACCTGTTGGTGAAAGGGTTAAAGTTCTATCTGATGATAAAGCATTCAAAAAGGATATCCAGATATGGTGTCATGATACAGGAAATAAACTAATCTCGTTAGAAGAAAAAAACGGCGTATACGAAGCTGTTATAGAAAGGGGAACTGGCTGGCACGGTGATACTTTTCTGGAAAAGGTAAGATTTTATGCAATTGGTGTAAAACTTCATCTTTATGATTATTTCTACAGGTTATTTAAATCTGCTGGTCCTAAATATATAATCACTTTTATGTCTATTCCTGAAGGTTTCAGAGCCATAGAATTCCTCAAAGAAAAAGGAATAGAAGATTTTACAACACTACCTGTTCCTAACGAAATTTATGAGTTTTGCGGAGTAGTGATAGGATTTAAAGACAAAAATAGAGCTATAGAAGTATTTAATCTACTTAAAGAAAACAAATTTGGTGTTGAAAATATCCATCTTGTAGACAGGAAAAGAAAATATCCTGTGGTTGAAATCTAA
- a CDS encoding histidine triad nucleotide-binding protein: MSECVFCKIINKEIPADIVYEDDIMIAFKDINPQARVHILLVPKEHIPNNLYLEGRHKPVIGHIILKANEIAKQQGIAETGFRLIVNTGPDSGQEVPHIHWHLLGGEPLGRLICK; encoded by the coding sequence ATGAGTGAATGTGTATTTTGCAAAATAATAAATAAAGAGATTCCGGCTGATATAGTTTATGAAGATGATATTATGATAGCTTTCAAAGATATAAATCCTCAGGCAAGGGTTCATATCCTACTGGTTCCAAAGGAGCACATACCTAATAATCTTTATCTGGAAGGAAGACACAAACCTGTTATTGGACATATTATCCTTAAGGCAAATGAGATAGCTAAGCAGCAAGGAATTGCAGAAACAGGATTCAGACTAATTGTAAACACAGGTCCAGATTCTGGACAGGAAGTTCCACATATCCACTGGCATTTACTTGGCGGAGAACCACTGGGAAGACTAATATGCAAGTAA
- the hflX gene encoding GTPase HflX encodes MRCILVGVKTSNKTEKELKYSLNELEGLVEALDGIALGKLYQKRETPDPATYIGKGKVRQLKEIAEGTQADTIIFDASLTPVQITNIENITGVNVLDRTDLILSIFSERAKTKQAKLQVELATLQHELPRIYGQKGKAMSRIGGGMKTKGAGEKLGEIKVRRIKERIAKIKKELEYIKKQRYQQRKWRNKDINLLKVALVGYTNAGKSSLLNRLTKREAFISNQLFATLDTKTSYIVFPDINKKVVITDTVGFVKDMPKEIMDAFMATLEEVEEADLILHVVDVSDENWQEKLEAVEKILKKIKVDHKPAVVVLNKVDKLVPSPEFLDESQEHILTGNKETITISTEKGWNLDKLMEILKKYASEKNLVSYN; translated from the coding sequence ATGAGATGTATTTTAGTAGGAGTAAAAACATCAAATAAAACTGAAAAAGAGCTTAAATACTCTTTGAATGAGTTGGAAGGGCTGGTTGAAGCCCTTGATGGTATTGCACTGGGTAAACTTTATCAAAAAAGGGAAACACCTGACCCTGCGACATACATTGGAAAAGGTAAAGTCAGACAGCTGAAAGAAATTGCCGAAGGAACTCAGGCTGACACAATCATATTTGATGCAAGCCTTACACCTGTCCAAATTACAAACATTGAAAATATTACAGGGGTAAATGTTTTAGATAGAACAGACCTTATACTATCCATTTTCTCTGAAAGGGCAAAAACAAAACAGGCAAAACTTCAGGTTGAGCTGGCAACACTTCAGCATGAGCTCCCGAGGATTTACGGTCAGAAAGGTAAGGCTATGTCCAGAATTGGGGGTGGTATGAAAACCAAAGGTGCAGGTGAAAAATTAGGTGAAATCAAGGTCAGAAGAATTAAAGAAAGAATCGCCAAAATAAAAAAAGAGCTGGAATACATCAAAAAACAAAGATACCAGCAAAGAAAATGGAGGAATAAAGATATTAACCTGCTAAAAGTTGCCCTTGTTGGTTATACCAATGCAGGTAAATCCAGTCTCCTAAACAGGCTTACAAAAAGAGAGGCGTTTATATCAAACCAGCTATTTGCTACACTGGACACAAAAACATCTTATATAGTATTCCCAGATATTAATAAAAAAGTAGTTATCACAGACACAGTCGGATTTGTAAAGGATATGCCAAAGGAAATTATGGATGCATTTATGGCAACCCTTGAAGAAGTAGAGGAAGCAGACCTTATACTCCATGTTGTTGATGTATCCGATGAAAACTGGCAGGAGAAGTTAGAGGCAGTGGAAAAAATACTTAAAAAAATCAAAGTTGACCATAAACCTGCTGTTGTAGTGCTTAACAAAGTTGATAAACTTGTTCCATCTCCTGAATTTTTAGACGAAAGTCAGGAACATATCCTTACAGGAAACAAGGAAACTATCACTATATCCACAGAAAAAGGCTGGAATCTTGACAAACTGATGGAAATTTTGAAAAAATATGCCAGTGAAAAAAATCTGGTTAGTTATAACTAA
- the hfq gene encoding RNA chaperone Hfq — MNVQDELLQELKEEGKEVVIYLTRGTRITGKILEADQFTILLDVNGEKQLVYKHAISTIVAET, encoded by the coding sequence ATGAACGTGCAGGATGAACTGCTTCAAGAACTGAAAGAGGAAGGAAAGGAAGTTGTTATTTATCTTACAAGAGGAACAAGAATAACAGGAAAAATCCTTGAAGCAGACCAGTTTACAATACTCCTTGATGTAAATGGCGAAAAGCAGCTTGTTTATAAACATGCAATAAGCACAATTGTTGCAGAAACTTAA
- the miaA gene encoding tRNA (adenosine(37)-N6)-dimethylallyltransferase MiaA → MKIIVITGLTATGKSEIGVEVAKQINGEIISADSMMVYKYMDIGTAKPTPEDMQGIPHYLIDVVEPDYNFSAKDFIELAQEKINDIHQRGKVPVIVGGTWLYIHTLLYGLSEAPPTDWKIREKLYKEKDLYERLKQIDPEYANKIHPNDKKRIVRALEVYELSGKPFSSFQKEHSFKDKKYDFTGFVFHTDRERLWNRIEKRVDKMFQLGLVDEVKNLMDMGYENSITAKQAIGYKEIIPYLKGEISLEEAKNMVIKNTKDFAKRQKRAFRSKLKPENGWLWIDPFTYTKEKLLDTIIKKYEVEVSR, encoded by the coding sequence ATGAAAATTATAGTCATAACTGGACTTACTGCAACAGGAAAATCGGAAATTGGAGTAGAAGTAGCAAAGCAAATAAACGGAGAAATTATAAGTGCAGACTCTATGATGGTTTATAAATATATGGATATAGGAACGGCAAAGCCTACTCCTGAAGATATGCAGGGTATTCCCCATTATCTTATTGATGTTGTTGAGCCTGATTATAATTTTTCAGCAAAAGATTTTATTGAACTGGCACAAGAAAAAATAAATGATATTCACCAAAGGGGGAAAGTCCCTGTTATAGTAGGAGGGACATGGCTTTATATTCATACCCTTTTATACGGTCTGTCAGAAGCACCCCCAACAGACTGGAAAATCAGGGAAAAACTTTACAAGGAAAAAGACCTATACGAAAGACTAAAACAGATTGACCCTGAATACGCAAATAAAATTCATCCAAATGACAAAAAAAGAATAGTTAGAGCCCTTGAAGTTTATGAACTTAGCGGAAAACCTTTTTCCTCATTCCAAAAGGAACATAGCTTTAAAGATAAAAAATATGATTTTACCGGTTTTGTATTTCATACAGACAGGGAAAGATTGTGGAATAGAATTGAAAAAAGGGTAGATAAGATGTTCCAGCTTGGTCTTGTTGATGAGGTAAAAAATCTTATGGACATGGGCTACGAAAACAGTATCACTGCAAAACAGGCTATTGGCTATAAAGAAATTATTCCTTATCTTAAAGGAGAGATATCCTTAGAAGAAGCGAAAAATATGGTTATTAAAAACACAAAGGATTTTGCAAAAAGACAAAAAAGAGCATTCAGGTCTAAACTAAAACCTGAAAATGGCTGGCTGTGGATAGACCCATTTACCTATACAAAAGAAAAACTTTTAGATACAATTATAAAAAAATATGAAGTGGAGGTATCAAGATGA
- a CDS encoding IclR family transcriptional regulator — MKKKGAKTSIEKALDLIETLKEKEHLGVTELSSILGLNKNNVFRILATLEVKGIVEQDKETEHYKLGMKLLSLEHAYLQSLKFLKVIRPFIRALRNKLQESVYISVLHKDSVVYIYSEDSKRSVLVNSRIGRRFPADITASGKALKKALKTEDFPIEEDWEKVEPEVAEIACIIRDDHNQPIAAVSIILPAQRAKKEDINLMKTILQQTCIDATEKLKESQLSANKR, encoded by the coding sequence ATGAAGAAAAAAGGCGCTAAAACATCAATAGAAAAGGCATTGGATTTAATTGAAACATTAAAAGAAAAGGAACATCTTGGAGTAACTGAACTAAGCAGTATTTTGGGATTGAATAAAAACAATGTATTCAGGATACTGGCCACCCTTGAGGTAAAAGGTATAGTAGAACAGGATAAAGAAACAGAACATTATAAATTAGGTATGAAATTACTTTCTCTGGAACATGCATACCTTCAAAGTTTAAAATTCCTAAAAGTCATAAGGCCATTTATAAGGGCATTAAGAAATAAACTTCAAGAGAGTGTTTATATTTCTGTTTTACATAAAGACTCTGTAGTTTATATATATTCAGAGGACAGTAAAAGGTCTGTTCTGGTTAATTCTCGTATTGGCAGAAGATTTCCTGCCGACATAACAGCATCAGGAAAAGCATTAAAAAAAGCCCTTAAAACAGAAGATTTTCCCATAGAGGAAGACTGGGAAAAGGTTGAACCTGAAGTGGCAGAAATAGCTTGTATAATCAGAGATGATCATAATCAACCTATTGCCGCAGTTTCTATTATCCTTCCTGCCCAAAGGGCAAAAAAAGAGGATATAAATCTAATGAAAACTATACTTCAACAAACATGCATTGATGCAACAGAAAAACTAAAGGAATCACAACTCTCTGCTAACAAAAGGTAG
- a CDS encoding LPS assembly protein LptD, whose product MRKIIISIFLLCSLVVYSFGKTPVSIEAENIYKEKDGKIIAVGDVVVKYKNEILKADRIIYDQIKKKIYLKGHIKVKTPKYDLTGTEGWIDEKGYYGEFKNVKGVIDGRYYIKAERVKKEKDKYYFYNGEFSTCPFDNYDWYFKTKKGILIEKKEIVFYNISLRFCKVPVFFSPYFSYPATSRKTGLLFPEIGNDSYNDFKIIQPFFLVLTRHSDMTFTFDYRNQQGKGLDIQYRNRFSSDEFYTGDFIVFNENDSNEKWWQGRKGKKLRNRWRVHGKLYKQWNDFDIYFKYDIPSDPYFFEDIYNSTDLRYKAYTKSQLIALMDKRHYTVELNFDFLYDLSRISNEETLQRLPELRFYFKKRKPFENIPFYFDFLSVNTNFYREKGISGIRSDNTLNLQLYNNFRSFSNTLTFSPRSTWYMLSKRVNGTKNPTRNIFKFEDRIRHLTFRDYGKYIHSIIPEIRIYKISKVNQEKLPYFDREDRVKDAKDIDFSLYNILNFKDTEDFLSWEISTGWTLNNYYYLGNNKLDGHKKPLKNKIYFSINGYSGENTLYYDFYFNQIVRSITSLSIPITSWLRYSVSHSFDKGLFEGGQSTNQINQTLSLTLRNIIISGSILNNIREGYVQRKSLNFTLDRKCWRLKIDYREDFNKDTGKTFSSIYVYINILRTDLKLPFVSREL is encoded by the coding sequence TTGAGGAAAATTATAATATCAATTTTTTTGCTGTGTAGTCTTGTTGTTTATTCCTTTGGGAAAACCCCTGTTTCAATTGAAGCAGAAAATATATATAAAGAAAAAGATGGCAAAATAATAGCCGTAGGCGATGTTGTTGTTAAATATAAAAATGAAATCCTCAAAGCAGATAGAATCATATACGACCAGATTAAGAAAAAAATATATCTAAAGGGACATATAAAGGTAAAAACTCCCAAATATGACCTGACAGGCACAGAGGGCTGGATTGATGAAAAAGGCTACTACGGAGAGTTTAAAAATGTTAAAGGTGTCATAGATGGCCGTTATTACATAAAGGCTGAAAGAGTAAAAAAAGAAAAGGATAAATACTACTTTTATAACGGTGAATTTTCTACCTGTCCATTTGATAACTACGACTGGTATTTTAAGACAAAAAAGGGTATTTTGATTGAAAAGAAAGAGATAGTTTTTTATAACATTTCACTCAGATTTTGTAAGGTTCCTGTTTTCTTTTCCCCGTATTTTTCTTATCCTGCAACCTCAAGAAAAACCGGTTTATTATTCCCTGAAATAGGAAATGATAGCTATAACGATTTTAAAATAATTCAGCCATTTTTCCTTGTTTTAACAAGGCATTCTGATATGACATTTACATTTGATTACCGTAATCAACAAGGAAAAGGCCTTGATATTCAGTATAGAAACAGATTTTCATCTGACGAGTTTTATACAGGGGACTTTATAGTTTTTAATGAGAACGATTCCAATGAGAAATGGTGGCAGGGCAGAAAAGGTAAAAAGCTGAGAAACAGATGGAGAGTTCACGGTAAGTTATATAAACAGTGGAATGATTTTGACATTTACTTTAAGTATGATATTCCAAGTGACCCTTATTTCTTTGAGGATATTTATAACTCAACTGACCTTAGGTATAAAGCTTATACCAAATCCCAGCTTATAGCCCTTATGGACAAAAGGCATTATACAGTTGAACTAAACTTTGATTTTCTTTATGACCTTTCCAGAATTTCCAATGAGGAGACTCTCCAGAGACTACCTGAACTGAGATTTTATTTTAAGAAAAGAAAGCCGTTTGAAAATATTCCTTTTTATTTTGATTTTCTGTCTGTAAATACTAATTTCTACAGGGAGAAGGGAATATCAGGAATAAGAAGTGATAATACACTGAACCTGCAGCTTTATAACAATTTTAGAAGTTTTTCAAATACTTTGACATTTTCACCAAGGTCTACCTGGTATATGCTGTCAAAAAGGGTTAATGGCACGAAAAACCCCACCAGAAATATATTTAAGTTTGAAGATAGAATCAGACATTTAACATTTAGAGATTATGGAAAATATATCCATTCAATAATCCCTGAAATAAGAATTTATAAAATATCCAAGGTAAACCAGGAGAAACTACCATATTTTGACAGGGAAGACAGGGTAAAAGATGCGAAGGATATAGATTTTTCCCTTTACAACATACTTAATTTCAAGGATACAGAGGATTTTCTATCATGGGAAATTTCAACAGGCTGGACATTAAATAATTATTACTATCTTGGAAATAATAAACTTGACGGCCACAAAAAACCTCTAAAAAACAAGATATATTTTAGCATAAATGGATATTCAGGGGAGAATACCCTGTATTACGATTTTTATTTTAATCAGATAGTCAGGTCTATCACCTCTTTATCTATCCCAATTACAAGTTGGTTAAGATATTCTGTTTCCCATTCATTTGATAAAGGATTATTTGAAGGTGGTCAGAGCACAAACCAAATTAACCAGACCTTATCTTTGACTTTAAGAAACATAATAATTTCAGGTAGTATTTTGAATAACATAAGGGAGGGTTACGTTCAGAGGAAAAGCCTGAATTTTACACTGGATAGAAAATGCTGGAGATTAAAGATTGATTACAGGGAGGATTTCAACAAGGATACAGGAAAAACATTTAGCTCAATTTATGTATATATCAACATTCTCAGAACAGACCTTAAGCTACCTTTTGTTAGCAGAGAGTTGTGA
- a CDS encoding GTPase gives MEKPREWLREKSIAKKVLSQANVIFEVVDARIPQETRNKVVEQLAKERNKKLYIILNKADLVPKDFVEKAKEIISQEYPVIVFSAHKNIGKKELEKVIKELAKEKKIIKIGVLGYPNVGKSSLINTLKKKKVATTSPKPGMTRGEKLIKLDKNVYLIDTPGIITLEFQEDLALKGSWIPEKLEQPIEVAYKFIEKILQHRPQALKEAYGIEPDPDPLKTLEKIGEKLNYRVSGGGVDLDRTAKKILWDWIKGHIKAYWL, from the coding sequence ATGGAAAAACCAAGGGAATGGTTAAGGGAAAAAAGTATAGCAAAAAAGGTTTTATCACAGGCAAATGTTATATTTGAAGTTGTCGATGCCAGAATACCACAGGAAACCAGAAACAAAGTAGTTGAACAGCTTGCAAAAGAAAGGAATAAAAAGTTGTATATCATTTTGAATAAAGCAGATTTAGTTCCTAAAGATTTTGTTGAAAAAGCCAAAGAAATAATATCTCAGGAATATCCTGTCATCGTCTTTTCAGCACATAAAAATATAGGTAAAAAGGAACTTGAAAAAGTAATTAAAGAACTTGCAAAAGAAAAGAAAATAATAAAAATTGGGGTACTTGGGTATCCAAATGTCGGTAAATCATCATTAATAAACACCCTTAAAAAGAAAAAAGTAGCAACAACATCCCCAAAACCGGGAATGACAAGGGGAGAAAAGCTGATAAAACTTGATAAAAATGTATATTTGATAGACACCCCGGGCATAATAACCCTTGAATTTCAGGAAGACCTTGCATTAAAAGGCTCATGGATACCTGAAAAATTAGAACAACCTATTGAGGTTGCATACAAGTTTATTGAAAAAATACTACAGCATAGACCACAAGCCCTTAAGGAAGCTTATGGAATAGAGCCTGACCCAGACCCTCTAAAAACCCTTGAAAAAATTGGAGAAAAACTTAATTACAGGGTATCAGGTGGAGGTGTAGATTTAGACAGGACAGCTAAAAAAATACTTTGGGACTGGATAAAAGGTCATATTAAAGCATACTGGCTTTAG
- a CDS encoding PilZ domain-containing protein — protein sequence MEETKSYWKLIGWLKKQKRINVVTFYEEVPVNGILELETIDETRRQIIWKNDPKLLPVLKYERILFFKKDEEIFTLSVIAYDEKEIATTFPEVATEPKLNRSYVRVKVSPEDDIKVMIENKELKVEDISEAGIGITGKKEDLFQLQIGKEYEFLLKIKNEIMKIKGVVVHKETNTAGIKITDISLKDQDKIARYIMNRQREIARKIFMFKD from the coding sequence ATGGAAGAAACAAAATCATACTGGAAGCTTATAGGCTGGTTAAAAAAACAAAAAAGGATTAATGTTGTTACTTTTTATGAAGAAGTTCCTGTAAACGGTATTTTGGAACTGGAAACAATTGATGAAACAAGAAGACAGATAATATGGAAAAATGATCCCAAACTGCTACCTGTCCTGAAATATGAAAGAATTTTGTTCTTTAAAAAAGATGAGGAAATTTTTACACTTTCAGTAATAGCCTATGATGAAAAAGAAATTGCTACAACATTTCCTGAAGTAGCTACGGAACCTAAACTTAACAGGTCTTATGTTCGGGTAAAAGTTTCCCCTGAAGATGATATAAAAGTAATGATAGAAAACAAAGAATTAAAGGTTGAAGATATAAGCGAGGCAGGAATAGGTATAACAGGTAAAAAAGAAGATCTATTCCAATTACAGATAGGCAAAGAGTATGAGTTTTTACTAAAAATAAAAAATGAGATTATGAAAATAAAAGGTGTTGTCGTTCATAAAGAGACAAACACAGCAGGTATTAAGATAACTGATATATCCTTGAAAGACCAGGATAAAATTGCCAGATATATAATGAACAGACAGAGAGAGATTGCCAGAAAAATTTTTATGTTCAAAGACTAA